GACGATCGATCCATCGCGCGGATGCTGAGGCCATGTATCTCGATATCGACCATCTTTCGTCGGCGCGCCGCGGTGCGACCGGACCGGCGATGGCGGCCGACTGGACGATCCTGCTGCCGTTCTTCAACGAACGCGATTATCTGGCAGCGACGATCGCCAGCCTGGCCGCGCAGACCGTCCGCTTTCGCCTGATCCTGATCGACAATGGATCGACCGACGGCAGCGCGCTGGTCGCGGAAGCCGCCGCGCTTGCGCATGGGCTCGACCACGTCGTGCTGATCGAACGTGTGCCGGGCAAGGTCGCGGCGTTGAAGGCGGGGCTCGCCTTCGCACGCACGCGCTGGACCGCGACCTGCGACGCCGACACGCTCTACCCGCCGACCTATCTGGCGGAGGCCGCGCGGCTGTTGTCCCGGCCCGGCTGCGTCGTAGCCGGCGCCTATTTCATCGCGCCCGGCGCCGGCGAAGTCGCCCGCGGCATCGAAGCGACGGCAATCACGCTGGCCGGCCGGTTGCTGCCGCGCCAGTGCCATGCTGGCGGCGCCGGACAGGCGTTCTGCACCGCCACTCTGCGCAGCGTCGGCGGCTTCGACCCCGAGCAGTGGAATTACGTGTTGGAGGATCATGAGGTGATCAACCGCACGATGGCGCGCGGATCGATGCTCTATTCGCGCGACTTCTGGTGTCGCCCATCGGCGCGGGACCGTGACCGCGAATCGATCCGGTGGACGTTCGTGGAGCGGCTGATGTATGTCCTCGCGGCGCCGTTTGCGGGCGACTGGTTCTTCCACGACTTCCTCGGGCCCCGTCTGCGGCAGCGCAAACTGGCCAGCCACCGCATCCGCGAGCGCCAGTTTCAGGTCGACGAAGGGCTTGGTTTTGCGACGCCTCATCCTGTGCTCTGACGATTTCGCCTTCTCGCGCGCGGTCAGCGAGACGATTGCCGGACTGGCACGCGACGGAAAGCTCAATGCGATCAGCTGCATGGCGGTGATGCCCGGCTGGGCGGAGGACAGTGCGCTGCTGCACGATCTGCCCGCGCATGTCGAAATCGGCCTGCACCTGACGCTGACCGAGGAACGGCCGCTGACTGCCATGCCAGGCTATGCGCCCGACGGCGTCCTGCCGACGATCAACGATGTGACGCAGCGCGCAGGGCGGGGCGATGTGCCGCTCGACGAAATCGCACGCGAGGTCACCGCACAGTTCGATGCGTTCATCGCCGCCATGGGCCGCCCACCGACCTTCGTCGACGGGCATCAGCACAGCCACGTCCTGCC
The nucleotide sequence above comes from Roseomonas aeriglobus. Encoded proteins:
- a CDS encoding glycosyltransferase family 2 protein yields the protein MYLDIDHLSSARRGATGPAMAADWTILLPFFNERDYLAATIASLAAQTVRFRLILIDNGSTDGSALVAEAAALAHGLDHVVLIERVPGKVAALKAGLAFARTRWTATCDADTLYPPTYLAEAARLLSRPGCVVAGAYFIAPGAGEVARGIEATAITLAGRLLPRQCHAGGAGQAFCTATLRSVGGFDPEQWNYVLEDHEVINRTMARGSMLYSRDFWCRPSARDRDRESIRWTFVERLMYVLAAPFAGDWFFHDFLGPRLRQRKLASHRIRERQFQVDEGLGFATPHPVL
- a CDS encoding ChbG/HpnK family deacetylase, which encodes MRRLILCSDDFAFSRAVSETIAGLARDGKLNAISCMAVMPGWAEDSALLHDLPAHVEIGLHLTLTEERPLTAMPGYAPDGVLPTINDVTQRAGRGDVPLDEIAREVTAQFDAFIAAMGRPPTFVDGHQHSHVLPGIRKIVLAETARRAPQAWLRDCTDRLSAMLARPFFGKAIGSAYHSRGFRRDAAKLGLSTNDSFAGHYDFARDYGDILPRLLRKPGRRHLVMCHPGAGERPGDTIAAARPREADGLRATDITDIAGREGLAFPA